The genomic DNA AAACTTCGCGCAGGATCTCGCGTCCCTCCTCGTCGCGATCGAAGAACATGTCCTCCTTGCGAGGAAAGTGGTTGAAGACCGTCATCCGTCCGACATCGGCGGCTGCCGCAATCTCGTCCACCGTCACATGATCGAAGCCCCGCTCGAAGAAGAGGCGCGTGGCGGCATCGGAGATGCCTTGTCGTGTGGCGAGTCGCTTACGGGATCGGCGGTCGGATGGCATTGACATGTTGCCATTGATAGCATATTTTATGTACCGAGTACACTGTACTGAGTACACATTGGGATGCAGTACATGGAAAAGCCCGTTGATGTCGTGGTGGTGGGAGCCGGACCGGTCGGAATGCTGACCGCCATCGAGCTGACTTTGGGCGGGGTGCGCGTCCTCGTGCTGGAGCGGCTGGCAGAGCCGAGCATAGTCGCGAAGGCATTGGGGATCGGGCCGCTTGGAATCGAAGCATTACAGCGACGCGGGATGGGCGCGGCCATCGCCGCCGCGGAGGAGCGCATCTTCGCGGTGATGAAAAAGGCCACTGAGCAGAACGGACCATCCGCGCGTGGTCAAGGCTCCAAGTTCAGCGGCCATTTCGGCGGCCTGACGCTGATCCGAAAGGACGCGCAGAGAGAGCCGGACCGGTGTGGCCGCCCGGTGGACCAGCAGGCCGTCGAAGCCATGCTGGCCGAACGCTCGATTTCCCTGGGGATCGAGGTTCATCGCGAGTGTGACGTCACCAATTTCGTTCACCAGAAAGATGGCGTCGACGTCGAGTGGACGTCGCCGACAGGCGATGGCCGCATCCGCTGCCCCTACCTTGTTGGTTGCGACGGCGGGCGCAGCCCCATCCGGAAAATGGCCGGCTTCGCGTTCCCTGGCACAGATTCAACCATGACGATGTACAACACCGTCGTCGAGATCGACCATCCGCGGCGGCTGTTGCCCAGTGGCTGGCGTCGCACATCCGGTGGCGTGTTCTCCTATGGGTTTCTTCCCAATCGGTTGGTCATGCTGGACTTCAGCGGTCCGCCGGAAGATCGGCTGGCGCCGGTCACACGCGAGGAGATCGAAGCCGTGCTGCGCCGTGTGAGCGGCGAGGACGTTCGCGTGACATCGCTCGAAAACGGCAGCCGATGGACGGACAATACGCGGCTTGTCGATACCTACCGCCGAGGCAGAGTGCTGCTCGCCGGGGATGCGGCGCACGTCCATTCGCCGTTCGGTGGTCAGGGCATGAGCCTCGGGCTCACGGACGCTGCGAACCTCGGCTGGAAGCTCGCCGCAGTCATTCGCGGCGAGATGCCCGAAAGCCTGCTCGACACCTACACGGCCGAGCGGCGACCCGTCGCCGAAGCCGTGATGGCAAACACCCTCGCCCAGGCCGCCATCATGCGGCCCGACCCACAATCAGGCGCGATGCGAGACCTCCTGGCGAAGCTGCTGGATTTCGACGACGTTAACCGCTTCATCGGCGAGACGATGACCGGCCTTTCCACCCGTTACGATTTTTCTTCGGAACGGGACGACGTCGGACGGCTGATCGGCGATAGGCCGATCAGCCAGGGAGATGGCAAAGGTTCCCTCTACGACCTCATGCAGGATGGTATGGGCGTTCTTCTGGACGCCTCCGAGGGCAAGGCTTCCAGGCTCGTTGCGGCCACCACGCAGCGGATCCGTTGCGTCGCCGTCGATACAGGGCCTACGATGCTGATCCGTCCCGATGCCTGCGTTGCTTGGGCCGGTGAGGAGAACAGCACAGACGGATTGGAGGAAGCGCTCCGCCGCTGGTTCAACCCAGCACTTGATGACGGCTCTTTGGTGCGATCCGAACAGTGATCATTTCTGTCGCAGCCCGAGCCACTCTCTTCGGTCAACACCGGAGCCTTCAATCTCGGTAACGCCGTAGGGCGCCTCTTGAGGCGCAAGGTTCCGCGTTCGATAAAGCCTGAATCGAGGCGAGACCGCCTCGGGGATATTCCCTGACCAGCTATGCGGGCCGACGACGGTTGACAATCTCTTTTTGGGCCGGCGGAAATACCACGGAGCACCTTACCAGGCCTCCGCTTCGGCCCGGAGGCGCTGCACCTCCTCGCGGAGACGAGTCAGCACTCTGCACTTGGCGACGTACACCGCACCGGGGGTCATCTTGAGTTCCAGCCCCACGTCCTGCGCGGGTCGGTCATCGACCGCGGTTTTCCAGAACGCCTGCCAGATCGACGAACGAAACACGTGTTTCACTCGGTCCATCGCCTTGGCGGCGAGCTGGCGCTGGTACTCGATGTCCCAATCGGAATCAGGTTCCGCCTCTCGGTCGGGGACGGGGGTAATCGGGAAACGGCTGTCGCCGGTCCGGCGCGGACGATTCTTCTGGGCCGAGAGAAAGTTGCAAATCTTGTCGCGGGTGACAGTGAACAGCCAGCCGCGGAAGGTTCCGTGTTTGGAGTCGTACTCCATCGTTTCGGCG from Fimbriiglobus ruber includes the following:
- a CDS encoding FAD-dependent monooxygenase, with product MEKPVDVVVVGAGPVGMLTAIELTLGGVRVLVLERLAEPSIVAKALGIGPLGIEALQRRGMGAAIAAAEERIFAVMKKATEQNGPSARGQGSKFSGHFGGLTLIRKDAQREPDRCGRPVDQQAVEAMLAERSISLGIEVHRECDVTNFVHQKDGVDVEWTSPTGDGRIRCPYLVGCDGGRSPIRKMAGFAFPGTDSTMTMYNTVVEIDHPRRLLPSGWRRTSGGVFSYGFLPNRLVMLDFSGPPEDRLAPVTREEIEAVLRRVSGEDVRVTSLENGSRWTDNTRLVDTYRRGRVLLAGDAAHVHSPFGGQGMSLGLTDAANLGWKLAAVIRGEMPESLLDTYTAERRPVAEAVMANTLAQAAIMRPDPQSGAMRDLLAKLLDFDDVNRFIGETMTGLSTRYDFSSERDDVGRLIGDRPISQGDGKGSLYDLMQDGMGVLLDASEGKASRLVAATTQRIRCVAVDTGPTMLIRPDACVAWAGEENSTDGLEEALRRWFNPALDDGSLVRSEQ
- a CDS encoding RNA polymerase sigma factor, encoding MVKTPLTRITLLTRIKDDTDADAWREFVRLYGPVVYGFARKRGLGDADAADLMQEVLRSVARNAETMEYDSKHGTFRGWLFTVTRDKICNFLSAQKNRPRRTGDSRFPITPVPDREAEPDSDWDIEYQRQLAAKAMDRVKHVFRSSIWQAFWKTAVDDRPAQDVGLELKMTPGAVYVAKCRVLTRLREEVQRLRAEAEAW